Genomic window (Croceicoccus sp. Ery15):
CGTCCGCGCATATTCCCCGATGCCCGTTCGGTGGTCGATTGCGCGCGCCGCGAACCGCCCGCCGCAATCATCCTCGACGTGATGCTGCCTGCGGGCAACGGCGTCGATCTGTGCCGCCAGCTGCGCGAGTTTTTTCCCGCTCCGATCCTGATGCTGACCGCGCGGGTGGAAGAGCGCGACAAGCTGGAAGCACTGGACATCGGTGCCGACGATTATGTGACCAAGCCCTTCAGCCCCGCCGAAGTGGTCGCGCGCATCAACGCGCTGATCCGCCGGTCGGAAGGGCGCATGACCCGCAATCCCGAAGCGCAAGCGTTTCTGGTGGACGAAGATGGCCAGCGCATCGCGTGGCATGGCGCATGGCTGGATCTGTCCCCTTCGGAATTTCGCCTGTTGGGTGCGATGATGAAATATCCCGGCCGCGTCTATTCGCGCGCGCAATTGCTGGACCAGCTTGGCGAACATGCGCTGGAAAGCGGGGACCGCGCCATCGACAGCCATGTAAAGAATATCCGCCGCAAGATGGCGGCGGTGAACGCGGATGCGGGCGGGATCGGTTCGGTTTACGGGTCCGGCTATCGCTTCGAACCGACGCGACCCGCGCGCAAGCCGCGCTGACCGGCATTTCGCCGGTCAGCCGTCCCGACATATCAATCGGCGTTGTCGTCGGGCGTGCTGCGGGGACCGCCCTGGCGTCCGGGCGGCGGCCCCATGCCTTCGGGCAGGCAGGCAGGCGCCTTACCCTTGGGCGCGCGGCAGGTGCCCGCAACCTCGGTTCCGTCCGCATTGGCAACGCTGCATGCATCAGCCTCCTGCTTGCCGCTGCATGCCGCCAGCATCGCCTCGCTCGGCCCACGACCGCCTTCGGGTCGCTCGGGCCGCTGCTGTGCCGCGGCGGGGCTGACCGTCTGCGCCCAAATGGCCGTGCCGAACAGCACCGGTGCCAACATCGATATACCGATCCGTCGAGTTTTCATTTCCGTTCCTTTTTTCCGCGCCAAGGTTGCGGCGGCAAGACGGTTTCGGCGCGCAATATGGACACATTATGGACGCATTCTTGCTGCACTAACGCGCCGTCGGATTCTGCACCGGCACAGGCACAAAAGCGGTTTGAACACCGCCCGATCGGGCCTTCGTCCGAAGCTCTCCGCAACGGCTCGTCGCACAAGCCGGTCAAGCGGACCACTCAACTCGTCGTCCTGCAAAAGCTGTTCATCTGACAGCAAGGTTAAGGTGAACAGTCAGCACTGGCGTTCTGGTGCGGCAGCGATGTCGCATGAGTTTTTCAAGTGGGGTGAGAGATCTGACAGTCGGACACGCATCACGGGGGGAAGCGGGGCAGAGCGGCCCGCATTCAACGCGATGATCGGCTGATCGAACTGAAGGAGTGACCTGTATGAATGCCCTTTCCAAACGTTCCAAGGCAATGTTGCTGCTGGCCGCGATGGCCCTGCCCGTGACGGGCGGCGTTGCCGCGCATGCGCAGGATCAGGCCAGCGGCGATGTGCTGACCAGCTCGTATGGCTCGCAGATGCCTGCCTTGTCGCAAATGACCGATGGCCCCGACATCGAAGGCATGATCACTGCGCGCAGCGGCAATCAGATGCAAATCACGGCGGAAGACGGCACCAAGACCGTGATCACCGTGACCGACGAGACCAAGATCAAGTCGAGCGGCGGCTTTCTGGGCCTGAACAAGGACCGTCTGGCATCGAACCAGCTGCTGAACGGCCTGCCCGTTTCGGTCGAGACGCTGCAGTGGAGCGGCGGACTTGTCGCAGGTGAAATCGATCTGAAGTCCAAGGACCTGAAGACCGCCGAAATGATCGCAAACGGCACGGGCCAGCGTTTCGCCGAAAATGAACTGGCGATCGAAAAGAACGCCGCCGCGACCGAGGCCCTGCGTGGTCGGTTCGGTGATATCGACCAGTATAATGTGAAGGCGGTCACCAACGTCAATTTTGCCAGCGGCAAGTTCAACCTGACCGAAGAAGCGAAGCAGGCGCTGTGCAACACCGCGACCCAGGCCGAAGGCATGGATAACGCCCTGATGCTGGTGGTCGGTTACACCGATTCCGACGGCAGCCAGGAATTT
Coding sequences:
- a CDS encoding response regulator, with the translated sequence MSTARSIFVVEDDAKIAQIVADYLAGHGHRPRIFPDARSVVDCARREPPAAIILDVMLPAGNGVDLCRQLREFFPAPILMLTARVEERDKLEALDIGADDYVTKPFSPAEVVARINALIRRSEGRMTRNPEAQAFLVDEDGQRIAWHGAWLDLSPSEFRLLGAMMKYPGRVYSRAQLLDQLGEHALESGDRAIDSHVKNIRRKMAAVNADAGGIGSVYGSGYRFEPTRPARKPR
- a CDS encoding OmpA family protein gives rise to the protein MNALSKRSKAMLLLAAMALPVTGGVAAHAQDQASGDVLTSSYGSQMPALSQMTDGPDIEGMITARSGNQMQITAEDGTKTVITVTDETKIKSSGGFLGLNKDRLASNQLLNGLPVSVETLQWSGGLVAGEIDLKSKDLKTAEMIANGTGQRFAENELAIEKNAAATEALRGRFGDIDQYNVKAVTNVNFASGKFNLTEEAKQALCNTATQAEGMDNALMLVVGYTDSDGSQEFNQVLSEKRAGRVVNHLQQACGWKPYRMLTPTGMSEADPTADNSTPEGKAQNRRVAVNVLVSKAVDDM